A window of Hymenobacter aerilatus contains these coding sequences:
- a CDS encoding DUF4293 domain-containing protein: MIQRIQSVFLLLLALAMGSVLFLPIWSKTDPTTGQHLVLTAFELGYAPSDPGMSVSTGTWPIAALAAAATVVAFIEIFQYRSRLRQLQLGLLNLLFMLGTIGTSFYYSTLGEQMLNLKLTGSFHAGFYLPTLALLLNILANRFIRRDEQLVRSMDRLR; this comes from the coding sequence ATGATACAAAGAATTCAAAGCGTATTCCTGCTTTTGCTGGCCTTAGCGATGGGCAGCGTTTTATTTCTGCCTATTTGGAGTAAAACCGACCCTACCACCGGGCAGCACCTCGTGCTCACAGCCTTCGAGTTGGGCTATGCTCCCTCCGACCCAGGCATGTCCGTCTCAACCGGCACGTGGCCTATTGCCGCGTTGGCCGCAGCGGCCACTGTGGTGGCGTTCATCGAGATTTTCCAGTACCGTAGCCGTTTGCGGCAGTTGCAACTGGGCCTGCTGAACCTACTCTTCATGCTCGGCACCATCGGCACCAGCTTCTACTATTCCACTCTGGGCGAGCAAATGCTGAACCTGAAGCTCACGGGCAGTTTTCATGCCGGCTTCTACCTCCCTACCCTTGCCTTGCTGCTGAATATCCTGGCCAACCGCTTCATCCGCCGCGACGAACAGCTGGTGCGCAGCATGGACCGCTTGCGGTAG
- a CDS encoding DUF4476 domain-containing protein has product MKKLLSAFALLLLLLLGGELHAAPAVVNFSSERGVAFQLIFDGRPLTQPGARAVRIDRLTAGFHWAEFLIPTGYGRVVAYRTRVLLDPGLESSYVLLARPGYGLQLRKVAEAPIRRGYGMGETMPYPPAVPYGQYPDDYDYRRNGSAYPNASPAPQPVPGAAYPGGHGYPPNAGNQPIDSYPAPNASYPNQMGGPAPNYPGNGSYNSTTRFRTLTPTEITSLAESMQRTASDETRLSLARQAINQTSVQTNDLVRLLQTLSMEGSRLTLAKYAYPYVADPQNFSCVYDVFDFEASIQELQRLNGATQQR; this is encoded by the coding sequence ATGAAAAAGCTTCTCTCTGCTTTTGCTTTGCTACTGCTCCTATTATTAGGCGGAGAGTTACACGCAGCGCCGGCCGTAGTTAACTTCTCGTCGGAGCGCGGCGTGGCATTTCAGCTGATTTTTGATGGTCGCCCGCTTACGCAGCCCGGTGCCCGCGCCGTGCGCATCGACCGCCTGACGGCGGGCTTTCACTGGGCCGAGTTTCTGATTCCGACTGGCTACGGGCGGGTAGTCGCTTACCGTACCCGCGTGCTGCTCGACCCCGGTTTAGAGAGTAGCTATGTACTGTTAGCTCGGCCCGGCTACGGCTTGCAGCTGCGCAAAGTAGCTGAGGCACCTATTCGGCGCGGCTACGGCATGGGAGAGACAATGCCCTACCCACCCGCTGTACCCTACGGTCAATACCCCGACGATTATGATTACCGCCGCAACGGCAGTGCATACCCGAATGCTAGCCCCGCGCCGCAACCCGTGCCAGGCGCGGCCTACCCTGGCGGCCACGGCTACCCCCCAAATGCAGGCAATCAGCCTATTGATTCGTATCCAGCGCCAAATGCTTCCTACCCCAACCAGATGGGTGGCCCCGCGCCCAACTACCCAGGCAACGGCAGCTACAACAGCACCACCCGTTTCCGTACGCTGACGCCCACGGAAATAACAAGCCTCGCCGAGTCGATGCAGCGCACGGCCTCCGACGAAACTCGACTGAGCCTAGCCCGTCAGGCCATCAACCAAACCAGCGTCCAGACCAACGACCTGGTGCGCTTACTACAAACGCTCAGCATGGAAGGCTCCCGCCTGACGTTGGCCAAATACGCCTACCCCTACGTGGCCGATCCACAGAACTTCAGCTGCGTCTACGATGTCTTCGATTTTGAAGCTAGTATCCAGGAGCTGCAACGATTGAATGGTGCTACTCAACAGCGGTGA
- a CDS encoding OmpA family protein yields MRKLIYLCAVAGSAGLLGGCATAGGGSKADKRFARGEYEPAIELYKKDLAKGRNAGYANLRIAEAYRLSNRIGEAEPYYKAALDAKIRSADAPFYHALALKTNGNYDEAAQRFAAYAENGSNRTLVARAELEAKNSKLSQELAATRTRDEVQPVAQLNSPSSEFGATFMPQTKELIFASGREGKTYLGNGLGFNDLYAIKFDDDQAMTGGTVRKLTAPINTTDMHEASATFTPDGRFMVFARSNNGTKKQAKLGLQSVDLYMSAYQNGAWTEPELARGLNSRSADDFSPMFSPDGKTLYFASSRSGGQGGTDLYKAELSENGRFSPPENLGEQINTPGNESFPALAPDGTLYFSSDGHAGLGKLDIFVVEKGKVKNLGAPINSAGDDFAPYLLTNTTGLFASDRSGGQGADDLYSFKRNMFKEVVFFVDGTVQTRPASGGAVRPLGGEPVAVYSKGQKLQDVTADANGKFSLKLDSATAYSLVAERTGYFTARQGVKTIGKRPPQSQLTNDLTEIRIPVTLTLTEIVKNKAIVVENIFYDYDKANIRPDAAVELDKLVETLTDNPKITIELSSHTDSRGKDAYNLALSQRRAQSAVDYILSKGIEASRVTAKGYGETRPVIKNAKTEAEYQQNRRTEFKVTRIAE; encoded by the coding sequence ATGCGAAAACTTATTTACTTATGTGCTGTGGCCGGTTCGGCGGGATTGTTGGGGGGCTGTGCTACGGCGGGCGGTGGAAGCAAGGCCGACAAGCGTTTTGCGCGCGGCGAATACGAGCCGGCTATTGAGCTATATAAAAAGGACTTAGCCAAGGGCCGCAATGCGGGTTATGCCAATCTGCGCATTGCCGAGGCGTATCGGCTTTCCAACCGCATAGGCGAAGCAGAGCCGTATTATAAGGCCGCTCTTGACGCCAAAATACGCAGCGCCGATGCTCCGTTTTACCACGCATTAGCCCTGAAAACCAACGGCAACTACGATGAAGCCGCGCAACGTTTCGCGGCTTACGCCGAAAATGGCAGCAACCGCACACTGGTAGCCCGCGCCGAGCTGGAAGCCAAAAACAGCAAGCTAAGCCAGGAGTTGGCCGCTACTCGCACCCGCGACGAGGTGCAACCCGTGGCTCAGTTGAATTCACCTTCGTCCGAATTTGGTGCCACCTTCATGCCCCAAACCAAGGAGCTAATCTTTGCGTCGGGTAGGGAAGGGAAAACATACTTGGGCAATGGTTTAGGATTTAATGACCTGTATGCCATTAAGTTCGACGACGACCAGGCGATGACTGGCGGCACCGTGCGCAAGCTGACGGCTCCCATCAACACCACCGACATGCACGAGGCCAGCGCCACCTTCACACCCGACGGACGCTTTATGGTGTTTGCGCGCTCCAACAACGGCACCAAGAAACAAGCAAAACTCGGTCTGCAAAGCGTCGATTTGTATATGTCGGCTTACCAGAACGGGGCTTGGACGGAACCGGAACTGGCGCGGGGCCTCAACAGCCGTTCGGCCGACGATTTCTCGCCCATGTTCTCGCCCGATGGTAAAACACTCTACTTCGCATCCAGCCGCAGCGGCGGCCAGGGCGGTACCGATTTGTATAAGGCAGAGCTAAGCGAAAATGGTCGTTTCTCGCCGCCCGAAAACCTGGGTGAGCAAATCAATACGCCCGGCAACGAAAGCTTTCCGGCTCTAGCACCCGACGGCACGCTTTACTTCTCTTCAGATGGACATGCCGGCCTGGGCAAGCTCGATATTTTTGTGGTGGAGAAGGGTAAAGTGAAGAACTTGGGCGCACCCATCAACAGCGCGGGCGACGACTTCGCACCCTACCTACTCACCAACACGACGGGCCTGTTTGCCTCAGACCGCAGCGGCGGGCAAGGGGCCGACGACCTCTACTCCTTTAAACGCAACATGTTTAAGGAGGTGGTCTTCTTCGTGGATGGCACCGTGCAGACGCGTCCAGCTAGCGGCGGCGCCGTACGGCCCCTCGGTGGCGAACCGGTAGCAGTGTACTCGAAAGGACAGAAGTTGCAGGATGTGACGGCCGATGCCAACGGCAAGTTCAGCCTGAAGCTGGACTCAGCCACAGCGTATTCGTTGGTAGCTGAGCGCACAGGATATTTCACAGCTCGTCAGGGCGTGAAGACAATAGGCAAGCGCCCCCCGCAGAGCCAGCTCACCAACGACCTAACGGAAATTCGCATCCCTGTGACGCTCACGCTTACTGAGATTGTGAAGAATAAGGCCATCGTGGTCGAAAACATTTTCTACGACTACGACAAAGCCAATATCCGTCCTGATGCGGCTGTGGAGCTGGACAAGCTGGTGGAGACACTGACAGACAACCCCAAAATTACCATCGAACTCAGCTCCCACACCGACTCGCGGGGTAAGGATGCCTATAACTTAGCGCTTTCGCAGCGTCGGGCGCAATCGGCCGTAGATTATATCTTGTCGAAGGGCATTGAGGCCAGCCGCGTGACGGCCAAGGGTTACGGTGAAACCCGACCCGTCATCAAGAATGCCAAAACGGAGGCCGAGTATCAGCAAAACCGCCGCACCGAGTTTAAGGTGACGCGCATTGCTGAGTAG
- a CDS encoding (Fe-S)-binding protein, translating into MSDFAARGEEPEVLFWVGCAGAFDDRYKRVTRAFVRILEHVGVKYAVLGMEETCTGDPAKRAGNEFLFQMQAMQNITTFEGYNVKKIVTACPHCFNTIKNEYPALGGNYEVIHHSTFLQQLIDEGRVKLEGGEAYKGRRITFHDSCYLGRANNIYEAPRAVLEALDADLVEMKRSKANGLCCGAGGAQMWKEPEPGKKDVNIERTEEALATLDGNAEALARIQGKESGNEGATPAPKQNDQSSIIAVGCPFCMTMMADGVKNKERESNVQVFDLAELVASAEGLNA; encoded by the coding sequence ATGTCTGACTTCGCCGCCCGTGGCGAGGAACCCGAAGTGCTGTTCTGGGTAGGCTGTGCCGGTGCGTTTGACGACCGGTACAAGCGTGTAACCAGGGCCTTTGTGCGCATTCTGGAGCACGTGGGTGTGAAATATGCTGTGCTAGGCATGGAAGAAACCTGCACCGGCGACCCTGCCAAACGGGCTGGCAACGAGTTCCTGTTTCAGATGCAGGCTATGCAGAACATCACCACGTTCGAGGGCTACAACGTGAAGAAGATTGTGACGGCTTGCCCGCACTGCTTCAACACTATCAAAAACGAGTACCCGGCGCTGGGCGGCAACTACGAGGTGATTCACCACAGCACCTTCCTGCAACAGCTTATCGATGAGGGTAGGGTGAAACTGGAAGGGGGCGAGGCGTACAAAGGACGGCGTATCACCTTCCACGACTCCTGCTACCTGGGCCGCGCCAACAACATTTACGAAGCGCCCCGCGCTGTGCTAGAAGCCCTAGACGCCGACTTGGTAGAGATGAAGCGTAGCAAAGCCAATGGGCTATGCTGCGGTGCCGGCGGTGCCCAGATGTGGAAAGAGCCTGAACCCGGCAAGAAAGACGTGAACATTGAGCGCACCGAAGAGGCCCTGGCTACCCTCGACGGCAACGCCGAAGCCTTGGCCCGCATTCAGGGCAAAGAAAGCGGTAATGAAGGCGCTACCCCCGCCCCCAAGCAAAACGACCAGAGTAGCATCATTGCGGTAGGCTGCCCGTTTTGCATGACGATGATGGCCGATGGCGTGAAAAATAAAGAGCGCGAAAGCAACGTGCAGGTGTTTGACCTAGCGGAGCTGGTGGCCTCAGCTGAAGGCTTGAATGCGTAG
- a CDS encoding (Fe-S)-binding protein, protein MTIQNIIFLLVVLAGFGLFAWQVRKIRANISHGRDRDMSGDVGERLKKTLLVAFGQQKMFKRITPALLHLIVYVGFLVINIEVIEIVIDGLFNTHRILGFTGGFYNALTATNEILSALVIIAVAAFWWRRNRTEPVRRFRGTEMRAWPKLDANLILYIEAALMVALFLMNTADLKLHQVENAYLPGAYPISGLLTGLLPDNATTLLVLERLGWWVHIVGILLFLNYLPSSKHFHIIMAFPNVYFSRLMPQGQFSNVDSITHEVKAMMDPTYQVPTPPASEGAEAAPTTFGAKDVNDLAWTNLLHAYSCTECGRCTSVCPANLTGKLLSPRKIIMDTRDRMEEKYNSPLIFDPALYGPAAKHEPQEQLDKENHTLLRGYVTPEELWACTTCNACVEACPVNINPLESIIEMRRFLVLEESAAPNSLNVMFSNIENNGAPWAFSPSDRFNWADELYVAEK, encoded by the coding sequence GTGACCATCCAGAACATTATTTTTCTTCTCGTTGTCCTCGCCGGCTTTGGGCTGTTTGCGTGGCAGGTACGAAAGATTCGCGCTAATATTTCTCACGGCCGCGACCGGGATATGTCCGGAGACGTAGGCGAGCGACTCAAGAAAACCCTACTTGTGGCCTTTGGGCAGCAGAAGATGTTTAAGCGTATCACGCCGGCGCTTCTGCACCTTATCGTGTATGTCGGCTTTCTGGTTATCAACATTGAAGTCATCGAGATTGTCATTGATGGCCTGTTCAACACGCACCGAATACTGGGTTTCACGGGCGGTTTCTATAATGCCCTGACTGCCACCAATGAGATATTGAGCGCGCTGGTCATCATTGCTGTGGCGGCGTTTTGGTGGCGGCGCAACCGCACCGAGCCCGTACGGCGTTTCCGTGGCACTGAGATGCGTGCTTGGCCAAAGCTCGATGCCAACCTCATTCTTTACATAGAGGCAGCGCTGATGGTAGCGTTGTTTCTGATGAACACTGCCGATTTGAAGCTGCACCAGGTGGAAAATGCCTATTTGCCGGGCGCCTACCCCATCAGCGGTTTGCTTACGGGGCTATTGCCGGATAACGCCACCACGCTGCTAGTGCTGGAGCGCTTGGGTTGGTGGGTGCATATCGTGGGCATATTGCTGTTTTTGAACTACTTACCGAGTAGTAAGCACTTCCACATTATCATGGCTTTCCCGAACGTGTACTTCTCGCGACTGATGCCGCAGGGGCAGTTCTCGAACGTGGATAGCATTACGCACGAGGTGAAAGCCATGATGGACCCTACCTACCAAGTGCCTACCCCCCCAGCCTCTGAGGGAGCCGAAGCAGCCCCTACCACCTTTGGGGCGAAGGACGTGAACGATTTGGCCTGGACCAATCTACTGCATGCATATTCCTGCACCGAATGCGGCCGCTGTACCTCGGTGTGCCCGGCCAATCTGACGGGTAAGCTACTTTCTCCGCGCAAAATCATCATGGACACGCGCGACCGGATGGAGGAGAAGTATAACTCGCCTTTGATTTTCGATCCGGCGCTCTACGGTCCCGCTGCCAAGCACGAGCCACAGGAGCAACTCGACAAGGAAAACCACACGCTGCTGCGCGGCTACGTGACACCCGAGGAACTGTGGGCCTGCACCACTTGCAATGCTTGCGTAGAGGCCTGCCCCGTGAACATCAACCCGCTGGAGAGCATCATTGAGATGCGCCGCTTCTTGGTACTAGAAGAGTCGGCAGCGCCTAACTCGCTGAACGTGATGTTCTCGAACATCGAAAACAACGGTGCGCCTTGGGCCTTCTCGCCTTCCGACCGCTTCAACTGGGCCGATGAGCTATACGTGGCTGAAAAATAG
- a CDS encoding J domain-containing protein, whose translation MSQNHYHTLGVAATATPQEIKAAYKRLAVRYHPDMHGGSAQFEEEFKAVAAAYQVLSDPGRRATYDHQLRMAVRRADEQRRAQHYRAHSQHVYGVPMPPPAPLRTRRPAGAAERYYRPIPKRRRFTRRDAWLLAGFIVGLVLFCLSVKVTLDYVSATRNYRYGLRAYTNRQWKIARSYFTSAIAFRPTYAAAHRRRGEIAQYINHDYAAARADYQVALTEEPAGKGAAALWMRLGQCEFQLGLSPAAANSLTQAIQQDSLLSDAYLLRGEIRLFEQRQFVGAIRDFSTGLRQRAAVGWSVDVKPLTYRGLAYYKQGNYAAARTDYRQVLLLTPQNGQVHFLLGRLAQQEGNTGAACEFFRRALRLGYLYASEAVQECQ comes from the coding sequence TTGAGTCAGAATCACTATCACACGCTGGGTGTGGCGGCCACGGCCACGCCGCAGGAAATAAAAGCAGCGTACAAGCGCCTGGCAGTGCGGTATCATCCGGACATGCATGGTGGAAGCGCGCAGTTTGAGGAGGAGTTTAAAGCAGTGGCCGCGGCATATCAGGTACTATCGGACCCCGGCCGGCGGGCCACCTACGACCACCAGCTGCGCATGGCCGTGCGCCGGGCCGATGAGCAGCGCCGCGCCCAACACTACCGCGCGCACAGCCAGCACGTGTATGGCGTACCCATGCCACCGCCCGCACCTCTGCGCACCCGGCGGCCGGCCGGCGCAGCCGAGCGCTACTACCGTCCCATTCCTAAGCGCCGCCGTTTCACTCGCCGCGACGCGTGGCTATTGGCAGGTTTCATTGTGGGGCTGGTGCTGTTTTGCTTGTCAGTGAAAGTAACGCTGGACTATGTATCGGCTACGCGCAACTACCGCTACGGTCTACGCGCCTACACCAACCGGCAATGGAAAATTGCGCGCAGCTATTTTACCAGTGCCATTGCTTTTCGCCCTACCTACGCCGCCGCACACCGACGCCGTGGCGAGATTGCGCAGTACATCAACCACGACTATGCCGCCGCCCGCGCCGATTATCAGGTAGCGCTAACGGAAGAGCCCGCGGGTAAAGGCGCGGCGGCGTTATGGATGCGGTTAGGCCAGTGCGAGTTTCAATTGGGCCTTTCGCCAGCTGCAGCTAATAGCCTAACTCAGGCCATACAACAAGATTCCTTATTGAGCGACGCCTACCTGCTGCGAGGCGAAATCCGATTGTTTGAGCAGCGGCAGTTTGTGGGCGCCATTCGGGATTTTTCTACGGGCTTGCGGCAACGAGCCGCCGTGGGCTGGTCAGTAGATGTGAAGCCGCTGACCTACCGCGGGCTGGCTTACTACAAGCAAGGCAACTATGCTGCCGCCCGCACCGACTACCGGCAGGTGCTGCTCCTTACCCCGCAGAATGGGCAAGTACACTTCCTACTGGGTAGGCTGGCGCAGCAGGAAGGAAATACTGGCGCTGCATGCGAGTTTTTCCGCCGAGCATTGCGTCTAGGCTACCTCTACGCGTCGGAAGCAGTGCAGGAGTGCCAGTAG
- a CDS encoding phage holin family protein, with translation MAFDNDAKTPRNDSLFGNLKGYLDTRIDILRLEAQEKAKTAFVGAAHGITMAVIGLFFLIFVSVFAGLALNSALDSSFWGFGIVAGFYLLLLIIFLVGVDKKVFQGVADKLLDNTIYKSDKRQA, from the coding sequence ATGGCCTTCGACAACGACGCTAAAACACCCCGCAACGACAGTCTTTTTGGTAATCTGAAAGGCTACCTCGATACACGCATCGATATTCTTCGGCTGGAAGCTCAGGAAAAAGCGAAAACAGCTTTCGTGGGCGCGGCCCACGGAATTACGATGGCTGTCATCGGCTTATTCTTTCTCATTTTCGTGAGTGTTTTTGCAGGGTTGGCGCTCAACTCGGCGCTCGACAGCTCTTTCTGGGGCTTTGGTATCGTAGCAGGTTTCTACCTTCTACTGCTTATCATTTTCCTAGTTGGCGTCGATAAAAAGGTGTTTCAGGGAGTGGCCGATAAGCTGCTGGACAACACGATCTACAAATCCGATAAGCGTCAAGCATAA
- a CDS encoding geranylgeranylglyceryl/heptaprenylglyceryl phosphate synthase: protein MRLDPLYDTFVTRRLRGQKALAVLLDPDQLDQAGCERLLTLSEQYPIDYFFVGGSLVTTTHQATLIHFIKHRSSVPVLLFPSHSLHLDAQADGILLLSLISGRNPEFLIGQHVIAAPVLRQSGLQILPTGYMLVDTGRQTTASYMSGTTPLPYDKPAIAACTAMAGEQLGLRLIFLDGGSGALHPIAPAMISAVRAAVEVPVVVGGGINTTEKARAAFTAGADVLVVGNQIEKDPSFLADMAQLVHSFNATLAG, encoded by the coding sequence ATGCGCCTCGACCCGCTGTATGATACGTTTGTAACCCGTCGTCTGCGCGGCCAGAAAGCGCTGGCCGTTCTCCTCGACCCCGACCAGCTGGATCAAGCCGGTTGTGAGCGGTTGCTGACGCTAAGCGAACAGTATCCAATAGATTACTTTTTTGTGGGTGGTAGCTTGGTGACGACAACGCACCAGGCTACCCTCATTCATTTTATAAAGCATCGTAGCTCGGTACCGGTGCTGTTGTTTCCAAGCCACAGCCTGCACCTAGATGCACAGGCCGATGGAATTTTACTGCTGTCCTTGATTTCGGGCCGTAATCCAGAATTCCTGATCGGACAACACGTCATTGCGGCACCAGTGCTTCGGCAAAGCGGACTGCAAATCCTACCTACCGGCTACATGCTCGTTGACACAGGTAGGCAGACTACAGCCAGCTATATGAGCGGCACCACTCCCCTACCCTACGATAAGCCCGCTATTGCGGCCTGCACGGCTATGGCCGGCGAGCAGTTAGGCTTGCGCTTGATCTTTCTGGATGGTGGCAGTGGTGCCCTCCACCCCATCGCACCGGCTATGATCAGTGCCGTACGGGCAGCCGTTGAAGTTCCTGTTGTTGTAGGCGGCGGCATTAATACCACTGAAAAAGCCCGTGCTGCCTTCACCGCCGGTGCCGACGTGCTGGTAGTAGGCAACCAGATCGAAAAAGACCCTAGCTTTTTAGCCGATATGGCTCAACTCGTGCATAGCTTCAACGCTACCCTAGCAGGGTAG
- a CDS encoding helix-turn-helix domain-containing protein: MEDYNKVIESLGVRYIKAKNLVLQQPFTVRNSYDMGNNLILLHKGRIAFGDEEQVIEEGEMLFIPGGRATRVSYGQSGGKLISNDDLITNKDKFFHSNSDLDLIGDAEESHSFVSFEAKVFDSVNFFSSLDVPAFVISNNSKLANLVIKVVEESLQDLPGRERLITIYTENIVVEIVRYILKNKMFVEQLATNSTYFKDPRLIDLFNYIKENIGGDLSNKVLSGVANVSEDYVGQYFKMLTGINPQDYIEYQRMERAVFLLRTTKKSIRDIGKEVGYKDTAYFCRRFKMMFGIPAGKMRRRESAMNI, from the coding sequence ATGGAAGATTACAATAAAGTGATTGAATCACTGGGAGTTCGTTACATCAAAGCGAAAAATCTGGTATTGCAGCAGCCTTTCACTGTTCGTAATTCCTATGATATGGGGAACAACCTTATTCTATTACATAAGGGCCGCATCGCTTTTGGTGATGAGGAACAAGTGATAGAAGAAGGCGAAATGTTGTTTATTCCAGGTGGTCGGGCTACGCGGGTGAGCTATGGCCAAAGCGGCGGGAAGCTCATCAGCAACGACGACCTGATTACCAACAAAGACAAGTTCTTCCATTCGAACTCCGACCTTGATTTGATTGGCGACGCTGAGGAAAGCCACAGCTTCGTGAGCTTCGAAGCCAAGGTGTTCGACTCGGTTAACTTCTTCTCCTCGCTGGATGTGCCGGCTTTCGTCATTTCCAACAACTCTAAGCTGGCTAATCTGGTCATCAAGGTAGTAGAGGAAAGTCTGCAGGATCTTCCCGGCCGCGAGCGGCTGATTACGATTTACACCGAGAATATTGTGGTGGAAATCGTACGCTACATCTTGAAAAACAAGATGTTTGTGGAGCAGCTTGCTACCAACAGCACCTACTTTAAAGACCCACGTCTCATCGACCTGTTCAACTATATTAAGGAGAACATCGGGGGTGACCTGTCTAATAAAGTGCTGTCGGGCGTGGCTAACGTGAGCGAAGATTACGTGGGTCAGTATTTCAAAATGCTGACCGGCATCAACCCGCAAGACTACATCGAGTACCAGCGCATGGAACGTGCTGTGTTCTTGCTGCGCACCACCAAGAAGAGCATCCGCGACATCGGCAAAGAGGTAGGCTACAAGGATACCGCGTATTTCTGCCGCCGTTTTAAGATGATGTTTGGTATTCCAGCTGGTAAGATGCGTCGCCGCGAGTCGGCCATGAACATCTAA
- a CDS encoding acyl-CoA dehydrogenase — MNFQLTEEQLAVQAAAREFAQSELWAGVIERDEHQKFPAEQIRKMGELGFMGMMVSPEYGGSGLDTVSYVLAMEEISKVDASCSVIMSVNNSLVCWGLEKYGTEEQKQKYLTKLATGEQIGAFCLSEPEAGSDATMQRTTAEDKGDYYLLNGTKNWITNGSSASVYLVIAQTNPELKHRGINVFIVEKDTPGFVVGLKENKLGIRGSDTHSLMFTDVRVPKENRIGEDGFGFKFAMQVLAGGRIGIAAQALGIASGALELSLKYAQERKAFGVEIAKHQAIQFKLAEMATNIDAARLLCLQAANDKDNGQDYAKSGAMAKLFASKTAMDAAVEAVQIHGGYGFVKEYHVERMMRDAKITQIYEGTSEIQKIVISRELLK, encoded by the coding sequence ATGAATTTCCAATTAACCGAAGAACAGCTAGCCGTACAAGCTGCCGCCCGCGAGTTTGCCCAAAGCGAGCTATGGGCCGGCGTGATTGAGCGCGATGAGCATCAGAAATTCCCTGCCGAGCAAATCCGGAAGATGGGTGAACTGGGCTTTATGGGTATGATGGTAAGCCCCGAGTACGGTGGCAGCGGCCTCGATACGGTATCGTACGTGCTGGCCATGGAAGAAATTTCCAAGGTAGATGCTTCTTGCTCCGTCATTATGTCAGTGAACAACTCGCTGGTATGCTGGGGGCTAGAGAAATACGGTACCGAAGAGCAAAAGCAAAAGTACCTGACCAAGCTGGCTACCGGTGAGCAAATAGGAGCCTTCTGCCTTTCGGAGCCCGAAGCTGGTTCTGACGCTACCATGCAGCGCACTACCGCCGAGGACAAAGGCGACTATTATCTGCTGAACGGTACTAAAAACTGGATTACCAATGGGTCGTCGGCTTCGGTCTACTTAGTTATTGCCCAAACCAACCCCGAGTTAAAACACCGCGGCATCAATGTCTTTATAGTAGAGAAAGACACGCCGGGCTTTGTGGTGGGTCTCAAAGAGAACAAGCTTGGCATTCGAGGCTCCGATACGCACTCACTGATGTTTACAGACGTGCGCGTGCCCAAAGAGAATCGGATTGGTGAAGATGGCTTCGGGTTTAAGTTTGCCATGCAGGTGCTGGCTGGTGGCCGCATTGGTATTGCTGCGCAAGCGCTGGGCATTGCGTCGGGCGCGCTGGAGTTGTCGTTGAAGTATGCCCAGGAGCGTAAAGCATTCGGTGTCGAGATTGCCAAGCACCAAGCCATTCAGTTCAAACTGGCGGAAATGGCTACAAATATTGATGCAGCCCGCTTGCTGTGCCTGCAAGCAGCTAACGATAAAGACAACGGGCAGGACTACGCCAAATCGGGCGCTATGGCAAAGCTCTTCGCCTCTAAAACCGCTATGGATGCGGCAGTAGAAGCAGTACAAATTCACGGTGGGTATGGCTTTGTTAAGGAATACCACGTAGAGCGCATGATGCGGGACGCAAAAATTACGCAGATTTATGAGGGAACTTCCGAGATACAGAAAATTGTAATCTCACGCGAACTATTAAAATAA
- a CDS encoding zinc metallopeptidase, which yields MYFLIILAMIVSGLIQWRLRSKFAKYAQVGLQSNLSGRQIAELMLQDHGITDVRVISTPGKLSDHYNPTDKTVNLSEAVYEERSAAAAAVAAHECGHAVQHATAYSALQFRSAMVPVLSSVSKYMTWILLAGIFMLQTTAIPLWIGIALFSLTTLFSFVTLPVEFDASRRALAWIDRRGIVTQQEHAMAKDALWWAAMTYVVAALASLATLLYYVSIAMGGRDRR from the coding sequence ATGTATTTCCTGATCATCTTGGCCATGATTGTGAGTGGCCTGATTCAATGGCGCCTGCGCAGCAAATTTGCCAAGTATGCGCAGGTAGGCCTGCAATCCAACCTATCGGGGCGGCAGATTGCCGAGCTGATGCTGCAAGACCACGGTATTACCGATGTGCGCGTGATTTCCACTCCCGGCAAGCTCTCCGACCACTATAATCCTACCGATAAAACGGTGAACCTGAGTGAAGCCGTGTATGAGGAGCGTAGCGCCGCCGCCGCCGCCGTAGCGGCCCACGAGTGCGGCCATGCCGTGCAGCACGCCACGGCCTATTCTGCCCTGCAGTTTCGGTCAGCGATGGTGCCCGTGCTCAGCTCCGTTTCTAAATACATGACCTGGATTCTGCTGGCAGGTATTTTCATGCTGCAAACCACGGCCATACCTCTCTGGATTGGTATTGCGCTGTTTTCGCTTACTACCCTGTTTAGCTTCGTGACCCTACCCGTAGAGTTTGACGCCTCGCGCCGGGCGCTGGCTTGGATTGACCGCCGCGGCATTGTGACGCAGCAGGAGCACGCCATGGCCAAAGATGCCCTCTGGTGGGCCGCCATGACGTACGTGGTAGCAGCGCTGGCTTCGTTGGCTACTCTTCTCTACTATGTAAGCATTGCTATGGGTGGCCGCGACCGGCGCTAG